The Candidatus Desulfatibia profunda genome includes a region encoding these proteins:
- a CDS encoding glutamate synthase produces AGKAEDEFIYQNTIRLNQKFYASLGEQQAFVLSHGRNIMVLKIVGYAEQVAQYYLLEDFKAHGWIAHQRYPTKGRVWHPGGAHPFSGLDEALVHNGDFANYHAVSEYLKQHNIFPQFLTDTEVSVLLLDLFNRTFEYPMEYIIEALAPTSEYDFDLLPPEKQKIYRYIQSAHMHASPDGPWFFIIARNNPYENYFQLIGITDTSMLRPQVFALQEGDVQIGLICSEKQAIDATLQTLAAEDSRFCPIADKYWNARGGSATDGGAFIFTVKDAGNGDGSKELVCTNKFGDVVRTPSEQKHFARTPEILTPADAESITPAVSRGLASDDIAIFLKDCLWNMSTWSYADLNRVCRELTSQAGRGDEKKAKAIAALTFLNDRRYSTGAKKRSSVLGIIRNSLTAIFDASPGFNGKTFGKYRSIDWESRNLLQPPGGDESILVINARQFPPEGEACDARLICAAFRMGWKRFICYGYKGQRFCGCGLSKDTDDVRIDVYDSSGDYLASGIDGLKIYVHGNAQDQLGQIMKRGKLVVYGDVGQTFMYGAKGGEVYVMGNAAGRPLINAVGSPRVVINGTCLDYLAESFMAGDPLKGGGFVVLNGIEFNEAGKIVDQATPYPGSNLFSLASGGAIYLRDSFGKVVNDQLNGGRFVDLSPADWKLIRPYLEENERLFGITIEKDLLTVNGQKKEYNRVYRKVQAVQLDVLAKASAAVEEWGEDWQEE; encoded by the coding sequence ATGCCGGCAAGGCTGAAGACGAATTCATTTATCAAAATACCATCCGCCTCAACCAGAAGTTTTATGCCTCTTTGGGCGAACAGCAGGCCTTTGTGCTTTCACACGGCCGCAATATCATGGTCCTGAAAATCGTCGGCTATGCCGAACAGGTTGCCCAGTACTATCTTTTAGAGGATTTCAAGGCCCACGGCTGGATTGCGCATCAACGCTACCCCACCAAAGGCCGGGTCTGGCATCCCGGCGGCGCACACCCTTTCAGCGGTCTGGACGAAGCCCTGGTCCACAACGGCGACTTTGCCAACTACCACGCGGTCAGCGAATACTTAAAACAGCATAACATCTTTCCGCAATTTTTAACGGATACCGAAGTTTCAGTCCTGCTGCTCGATCTTTTCAACCGTACGTTTGAGTACCCGATGGAATACATCATAGAGGCCCTGGCGCCGACTTCCGAGTATGATTTTGATTTGCTGCCGCCTGAAAAACAAAAGATTTATCGCTATATCCAGTCGGCCCATATGCATGCGTCTCCGGACGGCCCCTGGTTTTTTATCATCGCCCGCAACAACCCCTATGAAAATTACTTCCAACTGATCGGCATTACCGATACGTCCATGCTGCGGCCGCAGGTTTTTGCCCTGCAGGAAGGAGATGTGCAGATCGGCCTGATATGTTCGGAAAAACAGGCCATTGATGCCACGTTACAGACCCTGGCCGCCGAGGACAGTCGCTTTTGCCCGATTGCCGACAAATACTGGAATGCCCGCGGCGGCAGTGCCACGGACGGCGGCGCTTTTATTTTCACCGTTAAAGACGCCGGCAACGGTGACGGCTCCAAGGAACTGGTGTGCACCAATAAGTTCGGCGATGTTGTGCGGACACCGTCCGAGCAGAAACACTTTGCTCGAACACCCGAAATTTTAACGCCGGCAGATGCAGAAAGTATTACACCGGCGGTATCGCGCGGACTGGCATCCGACGACATCGCGATTTTTTTAAAAGATTGCCTCTGGAACATGAGCACTTGGAGCTACGCCGACTTGAATCGAGTCTGCCGGGAGTTGACAAGCCAAGCCGGCCGCGGCGACGAAAAAAAAGCCAAGGCCATCGCGGCCTTAACATTTTTAAACGATCGTCGCTATTCCACCGGAGCAAAAAAGCGCAGTTCGGTGCTTGGCATCATCCGCAACAGCCTGACCGCGATTTTCGATGCATCCCCCGGTTTCAACGGCAAGACGTTCGGCAAATATCGATCCATCGATTGGGAAAGCCGCAATCTGCTGCAGCCTCCCGGCGGCGATGAGAGCATTCTGGTAATCAATGCCCGCCAATTCCCGCCCGAGGGAGAAGCGTGTGATGCGCGGCTGATTTGCGCCGCCTTTCGGATGGGATGGAAACGGTTCATCTGTTATGGCTACAAGGGGCAGCGATTTTGCGGCTGCGGCCTGTCCAAAGATACCGATGATGTCCGCATTGATGTCTATGACAGTTCCGGCGACTACCTGGCATCTGGCATTGATGGCTTGAAGATCTATGTGCATGGAAACGCCCAGGACCAGTTGGGCCAGATCATGAAACGAGGCAAACTGGTCGTATACGGTGATGTCGGCCAAACATTCATGTATGGCGCCAAGGGCGGTGAAGTCTATGTAATGGGCAACGCTGCCGGCCGGCCCCTGATCAACGCGGTCGGGTCTCCCAGGGTCGTCATTAACGGCACCTGCCTGGATTATCTGGCAGAGTCCTTCATGGCCGGTGATCCGCTCAAGGGCGGCGGATTTGTGGTCCTTAACGGCATTGAGTTTAACGAAGCCGGCAAGATTGTCGATCAGGCGACACCGTATCCCGGCTCCAACCTCTTTTCCCTGGCTTCCGGCGGGGCCATCTATTTAAGAGACTCCTTTGGCAAAGTCGTGAATGACCAGCTCAACGGCGGCCGGTTCGTTGACCTGAGCCCGGCGGACTGGAAGCTGATTCGGCCGTATCTTGAGGAGAACGAAAGGCTTTTCGGCATCACGATTGAAAAGGATCTTTTAACGGTAAACGGCCAGAAAAAAGAATACAACCGGGTGTATCGCAAGGTACAGGCTGTCCAACTCGATGTTCTGGCCAAAGCGTCTGCGGCTGTTGAAGAATGGGGTGAAGACTGGCAGGAAGAATAA